A window of the Burkholderia sp. 9120 genome harbors these coding sequences:
- a CDS encoding branched-chain amino acid ABC transporter substrate-binding protein, which yields MNIKIQKLLPISAAAMLFATLATSAAADQVVKIGHVAPLTGGIAHLGKDNENGARLAVEEINAKGLTIGGQKITLQLDAQDDAADPRTATQVAQKLVDDKVVAVVGHLNSGTSIPASKIYSDAGIVQISPSATNPAYTQQGFKTTYRVVATDAQQGPALANYAAKGLKVKSVAIVDDSTAYGQGLANEFEKTAKSLGLNVMSHDATNDKAVDFRAILTKIKGENPDAIMYGGMDATGGPFAKQAKQLGLRAKVLAGDGVCTDKLADLAGDATDNIVCSEAGMALEKMAGGPAFLAKYQKRFGQPIQIYAPFTYDAVYIIVDAMKRANSTDPAKILAAMPATDYKGVIGETTFDSKGDLQHGVISLYNYKAGKKTLLDVVKM from the coding sequence ATGAACATCAAGATTCAAAAGCTGTTGCCGATCAGCGCTGCGGCGATGCTGTTCGCAACGTTGGCAACTTCCGCGGCAGCTGACCAGGTCGTCAAGATCGGCCACGTTGCACCGCTGACCGGCGGTATCGCTCACCTGGGTAAAGACAACGAAAACGGCGCGCGCCTGGCGGTTGAAGAAATCAACGCCAAGGGCCTCACGATCGGTGGCCAGAAAATCACGCTGCAACTCGACGCACAAGACGACGCAGCCGACCCGCGTACTGCTACGCAAGTCGCGCAGAAGCTGGTCGACGATAAGGTCGTCGCCGTGGTTGGTCACTTGAACTCGGGTACGTCGATTCCGGCTTCGAAGATCTATAGCGATGCAGGCATCGTTCAGATCTCGCCGTCGGCAACGAACCCGGCTTACACGCAACAAGGTTTCAAGACGACGTACCGCGTTGTCGCGACCGATGCGCAACAAGGTCCGGCACTGGCTAACTACGCAGCCAAGGGCCTGAAAGTGAAGAGCGTCGCCATCGTCGACGACTCGACCGCTTACGGCCAGGGTCTCGCCAACGAATTCGAAAAGACCGCCAAGTCGCTGGGCCTGAACGTGATGTCGCATGACGCGACGAACGACAAGGCTGTCGACTTCCGCGCGATTCTGACGAAGATCAAGGGCGAAAACCCGGACGCGATCATGTACGGCGGTATGGACGCAACCGGCGGCCCGTTCGCGAAGCAAGCCAAGCAGCTCGGCCTGCGTGCGAAGGTGCTGGCTGGCGACGGCGTGTGTACTGACAAGCTGGCTGACCTGGCGGGTGACGCAACCGACAACATCGTCTGCTCGGAAGCCGGTATGGCGCTCGAGAAGATGGCTGGCGGCCCGGCGTTCCTCGCCAAGTATCAGAAGCGTTTCGGTCAGCCGATCCAGATCTACGCACCGTTCACGTATGACGCTGTGTACATCATCGTCGACGCTATGAAGCGTGCTAACTCGACCGATCCGGCGAAGATCCTGGCAGCAATGCCGGCAACGGATTACAAGGGTGTGATCGGCGAAACCACGTTCGACTCGAAGGGTGACCTTCAACACGGCGTGATCTCGCTGTACAACTACAAGGCCGGCAAGAAGACGCTGCTCGACGTAGTGAAGATGTAA